One region of Labrus mixtus chromosome 1, fLabMix1.1, whole genome shotgun sequence genomic DNA includes:
- the si:dkey-56m19.5 gene encoding magnetosome-associated protein MamJ, with protein sequence MGGKLSKKKKGYDVSDPKDAKNEAPAKAAVAEESAIVEAEAAPTQETLPAEANNVVEESVGSAVAATTEAVQAPEEPKSAPPEEPTAPVEEPVAPSDEPAPVAEEPVSAAVETAPVVEEVAVIAEEPAVAVETAPVAEEPAAAAAAEEVAAVAEESAAALEPAEVTEEPAAAVEVEAPVAEVPALVAEEPTAAAEPSPVEEPVVAAEEVAAAAEEVSAPVVVVEEQAPLELPQATVTEPDIPEPAPEELPVEEPVAVVEAVSEPEIVPASTEDQEPIQEIVTEPEVIVVETVLPTPVPEPEAVAEPEPIVEPVQEPEPIFEQVQEPEPEPEPEPVPEQAEQVLELEPEQKADALESAAEVEVVVPVPVVATSDITEAPQVLETAAAEVPLEPQPVEEPSIAIEALSTEAAAEPEAAEPVPEIVISESVSTSEICEISTEVAQAPVEEVPFPEPEVETKMENGNLESPSITEDVVQVEALPTVNGDCTDSASTPVEECINGGEETPTKEQSDFELKKEVHLSGDVQEVPDSVPDIVEPLSTEVTQAV encoded by the coding sequence ATGGGAGGCAAACtgagcaagaagaagaagggataTGATGTGAGCGACCCAAAAGATGCTAAAAATGAGGCCCCAGCAAAAGCTGCAGTTGCAGAGGAGTCTGCTATAGTGGAGGCTGAAGCCGCACCTACACAAGAAACGTTGCCAGCTGAAGCAAATAATGTAGTAGAGGAATCTGTGGGGTCAGCTGTGGCAGCAACAACAGAAGCTGTACAAGCTCCAGAAGAGCCCAAATCTGCACCTCCAGAGGAACCAACCGCTCCAGTAGAAGAACCAGTTGCTCCCTCTGATGAACCAGCTCCAGTAGCAGAAGAACCAGTTTCAGCAGCTGTGGAGACCGCTCCTGTGGTCGAGGAGGTAGCGGTAATTGCAGAAGAACCAGCTGTAGCAGTTGAAACGGCTCCTGTAGCAGAAGAaccagcggcagcagcagcagcagaggaggtagCTGCAGTTGCAGAAGAATCAGCTGCAGCATTAGAACCAGCTGAAGTAACAGAAGAACCAGCTGCAGCAGTGGAGGTGGAAGCTCCAGTTGCAGAAGTGCCAGCTCTAGTAGCAGAAGAACCAACTGCAGCTGCAGAACCATCTCCAGTAGAAGAACCTGTTGTAGCTGCAGAGGAGgtagctgcagcagcagaagaggtGTCGGCcccagtagtagtagtagaagaacAAGCCCCACTAGAGCTCCCACAGGCTACAGTAACAGAACCAGACATCCCAGAACCTGCACCTGAAGAACTCCCTGTAGAAGAACCAGTTGCAGTTGTCGAAGCTGTTTCAGAGCCAGAAATTGTTCCTGCCAGCACAGAGGACCAAGAGCCCATCCAAGAGATTGTTACTGAGCCAGAAGTAATTGTGGTGGAGACAGTATTGCCTACTCCTGTCCCTGAACCAGAGGCAGTGGCTGAGCCAGAGCCAATCGTTGAGCCAGTGCAAGAACCAGAGCCAATCTTTGAGCAAGTGCAAGAAccagagccagagccagagccagaACCTGTACCAGAGCAAGCTGAGCAAGTACTTGAGCTGGAGCCTGAGCAAAAGGCTGATGCATTGGAATCTGCAGCAGAAGTTGAAGTGGTTGTGCCGGTACCAGTAGTAGCCACATCTGACATTACTGAAGCACCCCAGGTATTGgagactgctgcagctgaggtCCCCCTTGAACCTCAGCCTGTGGAAGAGCCATCCATTGCTATAGAGGCCTTGAGCACTGAGGCGGCAGCTGAGCCAGAAGCAGCAGAACCTGTCCCTGAGATTGTCATCTCTGAGTCCGTCTCTACAAGCGAAATTTGCGAAATTTCCACAGAGGTAGCTCAGGCCCCCGTGGAAGAGGTACCTTTCCCAGAGCCTGAGGTAGAAACCAAGATGGAAAATGGGAATTTAGAGAGCCCCTCTATTACAGAGGATGTGGTGCAAGTAGAAGCACTCCCTACTGTGAATGGAGATTGTACAGATTCTGCCTCCACACCGGTGGAGGAATGCATAAATGGTGGTGAGGAGACGCCAACCAAGGAGCAGAGTGACTTTGAACTGAAAAAGGAGGTGCACCTGAGTGGGGATGTCCAGGAAGTTCCAGATTCAGTCCCCGACATAGTGGAGCCTCTCAGCACTGAGGTCACCCAGGCAGTCTGA